In a genomic window of Methylovirgula sp. 4M-Z18:
- the cydB gene encoding cytochrome d ubiquinol oxidase subunit II, whose protein sequence is MIDFLFDYATLRLIWWVLLGVLLIGFAVTDGFDMGVGALLPFVAKTDGERRVAINTVGPVWEGNQVWFILGGGAIFAAWPALYALSFSGFYLAMFLVLFALILRPVAFKYRSKRESKRWRDNWDWALFIGSAVPALIFGVAVGNVLQGVPFHFTSDLRPIYEGNLFGLLNPLAIFCGLVSVAMLVMHGAAWLAFKAEGAVAERAAAIGPKAAIAAALLFALGGIFVSLGWLGGYQVTSAIIWDGPSNPIGKTVVQNAASSLHNFNQTPLLWLVPLLGVTSPLLAALGFRARKAGLTFLASQLAIACIIATVGLAMFPIILPSSTTPGHSLAVFDASSSRATLRNMLLATALFLPIVLVYTAWVYRVLWGRVSEQDVRDAGHSAY, encoded by the coding sequence ATGATCGACTTTCTTTTCGACTATGCCACGCTGCGGCTGATCTGGTGGGTGCTGCTCGGCGTGCTCCTGATCGGTTTTGCCGTGACCGACGGTTTCGACATGGGCGTTGGTGCGCTGCTGCCCTTTGTGGCCAAGACCGACGGTGAGCGCCGTGTCGCTATCAATACGGTGGGGCCGGTTTGGGAGGGCAACCAGGTCTGGTTCATTCTCGGCGGCGGCGCGATCTTCGCCGCGTGGCCGGCGCTCTATGCGCTGAGTTTTTCCGGCTTCTACCTTGCGATGTTCCTGGTCTTGTTCGCGCTGATCTTAAGGCCGGTCGCGTTCAAATACCGCTCCAAGCGCGAGAGCAAGCGCTGGCGCGACAACTGGGATTGGGCGCTGTTCATCGGCAGCGCAGTGCCGGCGCTGATTTTTGGCGTGGCAGTCGGCAATGTCCTGCAAGGCGTACCGTTCCATTTCACCAGCGACCTGCGCCCGATCTATGAAGGAAATCTGTTCGGCCTGCTCAACCCGCTCGCCATTTTCTGCGGCCTGGTGTCGGTGGCGATGCTGGTCATGCATGGTGCGGCATGGCTCGCCTTCAAGGCCGAGGGCGCGGTTGCCGAGCGCGCGGCCGCGATCGGCCCCAAGGCCGCTATAGCCGCGGCGCTGCTGTTTGCGCTCGGCGGCATCTTCGTATCTCTCGGCTGGCTTGGCGGCTACCAAGTGACGAGCGCCATCATCTGGGACGGTCCTTCGAATCCAATCGGCAAGACCGTCGTCCAGAACGCCGCGAGCTCGCTCCACAACTTCAACCAGACGCCGCTTTTGTGGCTCGTTCCCTTGCTCGGCGTGACGTCGCCACTCCTCGCCGCCTTGGGCTTCCGGGCGCGCAAGGCCGGATTGACCTTCCTCGCCTCGCAACTCGCTATCGCCTGTATCATCGCGACGGTCGGACTTGCTATGTTCCCGATCATCCTGCCGTCGAGCACAACCCCGGGTCATTCGCTCGCGGTGTTCGACGCTTCATCGAGCCGCGCAACGTTGCGGAACATGCTGCTGGCGACAGCACTCTTCCTGCCGATCGTTCTTGTCTACACGGCTTGGGTCTATCGGGTGTTGTGGGGCCGCGTGAGCGAACAGGATGTCCGCGACGCCGGCCATTCCGCGTACTGA
- the cydX gene encoding cytochrome bd-I oxidase subunit CydX has translation MWYFSWILGLGLAATVGILNALWYELRVLREQTTDITSLPTP, from the coding sequence ATGTGGTATTTTTCTTGGATTCTCGGACTCGGTCTTGCCGCCACCGTCGGCATCCTCAACGCGCTCTGGTACGAGCTACGCGTTCTGCGTGAGCAGACGACGGACATAACGTCCCTACCCACGCCCTGA
- a CDS encoding response regulator: MMSSQEDAVHILVVDDDPRIRQMLTRYFEQEGYRVSIAGDGVAMRAQLNDTVDVILLDVVMPGEDGVTLAREIRANSDVGIIMLTGRDDVLDRVVGLEVGADDYIAKPFHLREVMARVKSVVRRRSRRPDPPTRVPAVGPDDEVIRFDGWRLDTGRRQLVSPHGDDVVLTTGEFDLLAALIKHPGRVFGRETLMDLTRGREWDAFDRTIDAQVARLRKKIEIDPKKPALVKSVRGVGYVFTGKIDR, from the coding sequence ATGATGAGTTCTCAGGAAGACGCCGTCCACATTCTGGTCGTTGACGACGACCCACGCATTCGTCAGATGCTGACCCGCTATTTCGAGCAAGAAGGATACCGGGTCAGTATCGCGGGAGACGGCGTGGCGATGCGTGCGCAGTTGAATGACACTGTCGACGTGATTCTGCTTGATGTCGTCATGCCGGGCGAGGACGGCGTGACGCTCGCGCGCGAGATCCGGGCCAACTCGGATGTCGGGATCATCATGTTGACGGGCCGTGACGATGTGCTCGATCGCGTCGTCGGATTGGAAGTCGGCGCGGACGATTACATCGCCAAGCCTTTTCACTTGCGCGAGGTGATGGCGCGGGTCAAGAGCGTGGTGCGCCGGCGAAGCCGGCGGCCAGATCCGCCCACACGCGTTCCGGCAGTCGGCCCCGACGATGAGGTCATTCGCTTCGACGGCTGGCGGCTCGACACCGGGCGCCGGCAGCTCGTGTCGCCCCACGGCGATGATGTCGTGCTCACCACCGGCGAGTTCGATCTCTTGGCGGCGCTTATCAAACATCCGGGGCGCGTCTTCGGCCGTGAGACGTTGATGGATTTGACCCGTGGACGCGAGTGGGATGCCTTCGACCGGACGATCGATGCGCAGGTGGCCAGGCTCAGAAAGAAAATCGAAATCGATCCGAAAAAACCGGCTCTGGTCAAATCAGTCCGTGGCGTCGGCTATGTCTTTACCGGGAAAATCGATCGATAG
- a CDS encoding helix-turn-helix domain-containing protein produces the protein MLSISQSEGDPMYSQTAISAVRKPAAPFAPPPAQNPTLKDLFKGQPTETFAAGEALFWQGDTVGSIFDVLEGVVRVYRIMADGRRAIMGFIHPGEVLGVSFQDRYLFTAEAVTEVKVRRFARNRFFETINESPALRPQLFAILCDEMSAAQDQMLLLGRKTAEERVVSFLLAIHRKSTSGIEIELPMSRQDMADYLGLTMETVSRMMTGLMRRGLIDAGTRHNVTLRKLAALREIAGHDADEMEPRASQSRRAVWPN, from the coding sequence ATGCTCTCCATCAGCCAATCAGAGGGCGATCCCATGTACAGCCAAACCGCGATTTCGGCAGTTCGTAAACCCGCCGCGCCTTTTGCTCCTCCCCCCGCACAGAACCCGACCCTCAAGGACCTTTTCAAGGGCCAACCGACGGAAACTTTCGCTGCTGGCGAGGCGCTCTTCTGGCAAGGCGACACGGTTGGGTCAATCTTCGACGTGCTGGAAGGCGTGGTGCGCGTTTACCGGATCATGGCCGACGGCCGGCGCGCCATTATGGGTTTCATTCACCCCGGCGAGGTGCTTGGCGTCTCCTTCCAGGATCGCTATCTCTTCACGGCCGAGGCGGTGACCGAGGTCAAGGTCCGGCGCTTCGCCAGAAACCGCTTCTTCGAAACGATTAACGAATCGCCCGCTTTGCGGCCCCAGCTCTTCGCGATCCTGTGCGATGAGATGTCCGCGGCTCAGGATCAAATGCTGCTGCTCGGACGAAAGACAGCAGAAGAACGGGTCGTCAGCTTCCTTCTTGCTATTCATCGCAAAAGCACGTCCGGCATTGAGATCGAGCTGCCGATGAGCCGCCAGGATATGGCGGACTATCTCGGCTTGACGATGGAAACGGTGTCGCGGATGATGACAGGATTGATGCGTCGTGGCCTGATCGACGCTGGAACTCGTCACAATGTCACGCTTCGCAAACTCGCCGCTTTGCGGGAAATCGCCGGGCACGATGCTGACGAGATGGAGCCCAGAGCCTCACAGTCCCGCCGGGCGGTTTGGCCCAATTGA
- a CDS encoding hybrid sensor histidine kinase/response regulator, translating into MPTSAVTAELTALAKILDLANVIIHDVDGRILYWTAGCEHLYGWSRKEAHGKIVHDLLKTKYPLPRGEIVAQLRDHGSWQGEIKHRKKDGSVVIVSSLWVARKSENNVIHSVLQNNSDITGLKNAQDELAAREAHLRSILDTVPEAMIVIDEQGTVTSFSAAAAQLFGYDADEVVGRNVKMLMPEPYRAEHDNYIGRYLSTGEARIIGYGRVVKGLTKDGATFPMELAVGEAQSNGQRIFTGFIRDLTSRQRMEDELRQAQKMEAIGQLTGGLAHDFNNLLTVITGNLEMLEMSLSTSNQRELLREAQDAAQDGAKLTGQLLAFGRRQPLNPKPTDLAPLIANFSELLRRTLGESIKLTIQVNGSEHLCVVDAAQLQNALLNLAINARDAMPRGGNLTIETSHVRLDADYAQMYPEVRTGRYVLIAVTDTGGGMSEDVRQRAFEPFFTTKATGAGTGLGLSMVYGFVKQSGGNIQIYSELDRGTSIRIFLPLAEAFQAGGELAAGHVDAGTLPRGSETILVVEDDARVRRVTIARLRSLGYQVIEADNGTAALALLAAHPKIAMIFTDVVMPGGLSGDELAEAALIARPDLKILFTSGYAEPAIARQGLGAGAWLKKPYTAAELAKKVREILHQSSLS; encoded by the coding sequence ATGCCGACATCGGCTGTCACCGCCGAACTGACCGCTCTCGCGAAAATCCTGGATTTAGCCAATGTCATCATTCATGACGTGGACGGCAGGATTTTATATTGGACGGCAGGCTGCGAGCACCTCTACGGCTGGAGCCGAAAGGAGGCACATGGAAAGATCGTTCATGACCTCCTGAAGACGAAATATCCTCTGCCTCGAGGCGAAATTGTTGCGCAGCTTCGCGACCACGGCAGTTGGCAAGGCGAAATCAAGCATCGGAAGAAGGACGGATCAGTCGTCATCGTTTCGAGTTTGTGGGTCGCCCGAAAATCCGAAAACAATGTTATTCATTCCGTGCTTCAGAACAACAGCGACATTACCGGCTTGAAGAACGCGCAGGACGAACTCGCCGCGCGCGAAGCGCATCTTCGCTCGATCCTGGATACGGTTCCTGAGGCGATGATCGTCATTGACGAGCAGGGCACCGTCACGTCGTTCAGCGCGGCGGCAGCGCAACTCTTCGGCTACGATGCCGACGAAGTCGTCGGGCGCAACGTCAAAATGCTAATGCCCGAACCTTATCGGGCGGAGCACGACAATTACATCGGGCGCTATCTCAGCACCGGCGAGGCGCGGATTATCGGCTATGGCCGTGTGGTGAAAGGGCTCACCAAGGACGGAGCAACCTTCCCGATGGAATTAGCGGTCGGCGAAGCGCAGTCCAATGGCCAGCGCATTTTCACGGGATTCATCCGCGACCTGACGAGCCGCCAAAGAATGGAAGATGAGCTGCGGCAGGCACAGAAAATGGAGGCGATCGGACAACTGACCGGTGGCCTGGCGCATGACTTCAACAACCTGCTGACGGTGATCACCGGCAATCTCGAAATGCTGGAGATGAGTCTTTCGACGTCAAACCAGCGCGAACTCTTGCGAGAGGCACAGGACGCCGCCCAGGACGGCGCGAAATTGACCGGCCAACTCCTGGCCTTCGGTCGACGCCAGCCGCTGAACCCGAAACCCACGGATTTGGCGCCGTTGATCGCGAATTTTTCGGAGCTTCTGCGCCGCACCCTGGGCGAGTCGATCAAACTGACAATCCAGGTGAACGGATCGGAGCATCTGTGCGTCGTCGATGCGGCGCAATTGCAAAACGCCCTGCTCAATCTGGCCATCAATGCGCGCGACGCCATGCCGCGTGGTGGCAATCTGACGATCGAGACGTCGCACGTGCGCCTCGACGCGGATTACGCGCAGATGTATCCCGAAGTGCGAACCGGTCGCTATGTTCTGATTGCCGTGACCGATACGGGTGGAGGCATGTCCGAGGACGTCCGGCAGCGCGCCTTCGAGCCGTTTTTTACGACGAAAGCGACCGGAGCGGGCACAGGCCTCGGCCTCAGCATGGTCTATGGCTTCGTCAAGCAATCGGGCGGGAATATTCAAATTTACAGCGAACTGGACCGCGGCACGAGCATAAGAATTTTCCTGCCATTGGCGGAGGCCTTTCAAGCTGGCGGAGAGCTGGCAGCGGGCCATGTCGATGCCGGCACCCTGCCTCGGGGATCCGAGACGATTCTCGTGGTCGAGGACGATGCCCGTGTCCGCCGGGTCACCATCGCAAGGCTGCGGAGCCTGGGCTACCAGGTCATCGAGGCTGATAACGGCACGGCCGCGCTCGCGCTGCTTGCCGCTCATCCTAAAATTGCAATGATCTTTACCGACGTCGTGATGCCCGGGGGTTTGAGCGGCGATGAACTGGCGGAGGCGGCGCTCATCGCGAGGCCGGATCTCAAAATCCTGTTCACGTCCGGCTATGCCGAGCCGGCGATCGCGCGACAGGGTCTGGGCGCGGGCGCATGGTTGAAGAAGCCTTACACGGCGGCCGAACTCGCCAAAAAAGTGCGCGAGATCCTGCACCAATCGTCTTTGTCCTAG
- a CDS encoding GNAT family N-acetyltransferase: protein MAQALITIRSARVEDALDIASVHDAAWRDAYRGIIPGRELEKMVARRGPRWWRNAILRGSRLAVLDFDESIGGYVSYGRNRLPELPYGGEIFELYLAPEFQGLGFGRRLFEMAHRDLAEHGYGAMLVWALAENERATSFYKHMGGKLVRQGEERFGDITCARVAFGFR from the coding sequence ATGGCACAGGCGCTTATCACCATACGGTCGGCGCGCGTGGAAGATGCACTCGATATTGCCTCTGTCCATGATGCGGCCTGGCGCGACGCATATCGCGGAATCATTCCTGGGCGCGAACTCGAAAAGATGGTCGCCCGGCGTGGTCCGCGGTGGTGGCGTAATGCGATTTTGCGCGGATCGCGCCTGGCGGTTCTGGATTTCGACGAATCGATCGGCGGTTATGTCAGCTATGGCCGCAACCGCCTGCCCGAATTGCCTTACGGCGGTGAAATCTTTGAGCTTTACCTTGCGCCGGAATTCCAGGGGCTCGGGTTTGGCCGGCGGCTATTCGAGATGGCCCATCGCGATCTGGCCGAACACGGCTATGGCGCGATGCTCGTCTGGGCGCTCGCCGAGAATGAGCGCGCCACCAGTTTCTATAAGCACATGGGCGGCAAGCTGGTGCGCCAGGGCGAGGAGCGATTCGGCGATATTACCTGCGCCCGCGTGGCTTTCGGCTTCCGATAG
- a CDS encoding TetR/AcrR family transcriptional regulator has product MWSHKTSPQEKRGYHHGRLKDALVEAARALIAERGTSGFTLTDAAKLAGVTTAAPYRHFADRNALLDELARRGFDMFNQRLKGAWNEGQPDPATALRRMGSAYLAFAREEPGLYNTIFSGSDLPPPSADTEDASNTAFAILEHATSAVLRQYGAPTGEAHRLAYEIWAMAHGIATLSHAGHLREPDCDPSLLLYGAVNSLMEMAVRRALGTS; this is encoded by the coding sequence ATGTGGTCGCACAAGACATCGCCGCAGGAAAAGCGCGGCTACCATCACGGCCGTTTGAAAGACGCCCTGGTCGAGGCTGCGCGCGCGCTGATCGCCGAGCGCGGCACCAGCGGCTTCACTCTGACCGACGCGGCAAAATTGGCCGGCGTCACCACAGCCGCCCCCTATCGCCATTTCGCCGACCGCAACGCCCTTTTGGACGAACTGGCCCGGCGCGGCTTCGATATGTTCAACCAACGGCTCAAGGGCGCCTGGAACGAGGGTCAACCGGACCCGGCAACCGCGTTGCGTCGGATGGGGTCGGCCTATCTCGCCTTCGCCCGAGAAGAGCCGGGACTCTACAACACGATCTTCAGCGGCAGCGATTTGCCACCCCCTTCGGCGGACACCGAGGATGCATCCAATACCGCATTCGCCATTCTGGAACACGCGACCTCGGCCGTTTTGCGCCAGTATGGCGCGCCCACCGGCGAAGCGCATCGACTGGCCTACGAAATCTGGGCCATGGCGCATGGCATTGCGACGCTCAGCCATGCCGGCCATCTGCGGGAGCCGGATTGCGACCCGAGCCTCCTGCTTTACGGCGCCGTCAACAGCCTGATGGAAATGGCCGTTCGCCGGGCGCTCGGCACGTCGTAA
- a CDS encoding extensin-like domain-containing protein — translation MPFLAATAVFSLLAGCSLFERAHRPAWRTEAEESCLSQGLVKVTAYVQPSAEINGPGICGLVHPFKIAALADDTVTLNQRIVLACPMIPALNGWISDVVQPAAQARFGQQVVEIETFGSYSCRGIDNMSGASLSEHAFANAIDVSGFVLADGREINVQNDWKKETQEGAFLHDVHQGACDTFSTVLGPGSDMFHYNHIHVDLAHHAIMRDGTMRHVCKPVPQTVLPPPEPDGLPESPPLDNPDLISRRQQPTAPAPAYASVPAYRTQTVPHASAFAPPADIPDPDHTSSIKRKQPAADENPDD, via the coding sequence TTGCCTTTCCTCGCAGCCACGGCTGTGTTTTCCCTGCTTGCAGGCTGCTCCCTGTTCGAGCGCGCGCATCGTCCCGCCTGGCGCACCGAAGCCGAAGAAAGTTGCCTCTCCCAAGGGCTCGTCAAAGTCACCGCCTATGTGCAGCCGTCGGCGGAAATCAATGGCCCCGGTATTTGCGGGCTCGTGCATCCGTTCAAAATCGCCGCCCTCGCCGACGATACCGTGACGCTCAATCAAAGAATCGTCTTGGCCTGCCCCATGATCCCGGCCTTGAACGGTTGGATCAGCGATGTCGTGCAGCCGGCGGCGCAAGCGCGCTTCGGCCAGCAAGTGGTCGAGATCGAGACCTTCGGCTCCTATAGTTGCCGCGGTATCGACAATATGAGCGGCGCCAGCCTGTCGGAACACGCGTTCGCCAACGCCATCGATGTGTCCGGCTTCGTCCTGGCCGACGGCCGCGAAATCAACGTGCAGAACGACTGGAAGAAAGAAACGCAGGAAGGCGCTTTCCTGCACGACGTGCATCAGGGCGCGTGCGACACGTTCTCGACGGTGCTCGGCCCCGGTTCGGATATGTTCCATTACAATCATATCCATGTCGATCTCGCGCATCACGCGATCATGCGCGACGGCACGATGCGCCATGTCTGCAAACCGGTGCCGCAAACCGTGTTGCCGCCGCCCGAGCCGGACGGGCTGCCGGAATCGCCGCCGCTCGACAATCCGGACCTTATCTCCCGACGCCAGCAGCCGACTGCGCCTGCGCCAGCCTACGCCTCGGTCCCCGCCTATCGCACGCAAACCGTGCCGCACGCGTCGGCTTTCGCGCCGCCGGCCGATATTCCTGACCCGGACCACACGTCGAGCATTAAGCGCAAGCAGCCCGCCGCTGATGAGAACCCGGACGATTAG
- the aroA gene encoding 3-phosphoshikimate 1-carboxyvinyltransferase: protein MSATFTATVTPPDRPLHGRVLPPGSKSITNRALLLAALARGTSRLTGALKSDDTRYMSQALRDMGVEISEPDETTFVVTGSGVLRAPAKPLFLGNAGTATRFLTAAVASVNGMVIVDGDAHMRKRPIEPLVAALRAFGIDIASTNKCPPVTVHGRGRLPAGRLEVDGGLSSQYVSALLMMGALGAGPIEIALTTQEIGARGYIDLTLAAMRAFGAEFSQTDPVTWIVQPTGYRAADYHIEPDASAATYLWAAEALTGGAIDIGTSAPMTQPDAKAKDIIAQFPHLPGVIDGEQMQDAVPTIAVLAAFNATPVRFTGIANLRVKECDRIAALDEGLNRIKPGLSHQEGDDLIVAADPALVGTTTKAVIDPHADHRMAMSFALAGLKIGGLVIDDAGCVAKTYPDYWDALRSLGVEVTTNE from the coding sequence ATGTCTGCCACATTCACCGCTACCGTCACGCCTCCCGACCGCCCTCTTCATGGCCGCGTACTGCCGCCCGGCTCGAAATCCATCACCAACCGCGCGCTGCTGCTTGCGGCCCTCGCCAGGGGCACGAGCCGGCTGACCGGCGCGCTGAAGAGCGACGACACGCGCTACATGTCGCAGGCGTTGCGCGACATGGGGGTGGAAATCAGCGAACCCGATGAGACGACCTTCGTAGTCACCGGCAGCGGCGTTCTGCGCGCACCGGCCAAGCCGCTTTTTCTCGGCAATGCCGGCACCGCGACGCGCTTTCTCACCGCGGCCGTGGCAAGTGTCAACGGCATGGTCATCGTCGACGGCGACGCGCACATGCGCAAACGCCCGATCGAGCCGCTGGTGGCGGCGCTGCGCGCCTTCGGCATCGACATTGCCAGCACCAACAAATGCCCGCCCGTGACCGTGCATGGCCGCGGACGTCTGCCTGCAGGTCGTCTGGAAGTCGACGGCGGCCTGTCGAGCCAATATGTTTCGGCGCTTCTGATGATGGGCGCGCTTGGCGCAGGGCCGATCGAGATCGCCCTCACCACGCAAGAGATCGGCGCCCGCGGCTATATCGACCTGACGCTCGCCGCGATGCGTGCTTTTGGCGCGGAATTTAGCCAAACCGATCCCGTGACCTGGATTGTCCAGCCGACGGGCTATCGCGCGGCCGACTATCATATCGAGCCGGACGCGTCGGCGGCGACCTATCTGTGGGCCGCCGAGGCCCTGACCGGCGGCGCCATCGATATCGGTACGAGCGCGCCGATGACGCAGCCGGATGCCAAGGCGAAGGATATCATCGCACAATTCCCCCATCTGCCGGGCGTCATCGACGGCGAGCAGATGCAGGACGCGGTTCCAACCATTGCCGTGCTTGCCGCCTTTAACGCGACGCCGGTGCGTTTCACCGGCATCGCGAATCTGCGTGTGAAGGAATGCGATCGGATCGCGGCGCTCGATGAAGGCCTCAATCGCATCAAGCCGGGACTCTCGCATCAGGAAGGCGACGACCTGATCGTCGCTGCCGATCCTGCCTTGGTCGGCACGACGACCAAGGCGGTCATCGATCCGCATGCCGACCATCGCATGGCGATGAGCTTTGCCTTGGCCGGATTGAAGATCGGCGGTCTCGTGATCGACGACGCCGGTTGCGTCGCCAAGACCTACCCTGATTACTGGGATGCACTACGCTCGCTCGGAGTCGAAGTAACAACGAACGAGTGA
- a CDS encoding acetyl-CoA carboxylase biotin carboxylase subunit gives MATSLRSVLIANRGEIACRIMRTAKKLGMHTIAVYSEADAHAQHVKQADEAYLIGPAPARESYLVADKIIAVAKQAKADCIHPGYGFLSENVDFAQACADAGIVFVGPPPSAIRAMGLKDGAKALMQKAGVPVVPGYHGAEQDAHFLAAQAEAISYPVLIKAVAGGGGKGMRRVDAAADFAAALEGAQREAQSAFGNSHVLIEKYILAPRHIEMQVFGDAHGNAIHLFERDCSLQRRHQKVIEEAPAPGMTPEVRAAMGKAAVDAARAVGYQGAGTIEFIVDGSKGLRADGFYFMEMNTRLQVEHPVTEAITGLDLVALQFRVAAGEPLPVKQEDIRCTGHAFEARLYAEDPENGFLPQAGKLWSLHFPTAPGLRVDTGVAMGDEVTPFYDPMIAKLITHGATRQEALTRLAQALKKTTVAGPKCNVRFLRALCEAPAFRDEQFDTGFIDRNLTELGAVTREINAASVARGAVFAMKQKVHDLHKKSPFGHDPWNVSDGFALTGPRRSSLAVLVEGKRVDAVLTGSLEGAGQSVTIPSLHYDHVTYLGLHKAQPDMIASDCHVIGIPGGGTVFVLDDGQQTTVVPFDPLGVDYEHEGEGDGTVTSPMHGKLVALFVKPGDKVEKGQRVAIVEAMKMEHTLVAPSAGVVSDVAAAEGQQVAQDARLITIHTEEAS, from the coding sequence ATGGCTACTTCGCTCCGTTCCGTCCTCATCGCCAATCGCGGCGAAATCGCGTGCCGCATCATGCGCACCGCCAAGAAGCTGGGCATGCACACGATTGCGGTTTATTCCGAGGCCGACGCCCATGCCCAGCATGTCAAACAGGCGGATGAGGCCTATCTGATCGGTCCGGCGCCGGCGCGCGAAAGCTATCTGGTCGCGGACAAGATCATTGCCGTTGCCAAGCAAGCGAAGGCGGATTGCATTCATCCCGGCTATGGGTTCCTCTCCGAGAATGTCGATTTTGCGCAAGCCTGCGCCGACGCCGGCATCGTCTTCGTCGGGCCGCCGCCTTCCGCCATCCGGGCCATGGGCCTCAAGGACGGCGCCAAGGCGCTGATGCAAAAGGCCGGCGTGCCGGTCGTGCCGGGCTATCACGGCGCCGAACAGGACGCACATTTCCTGGCCGCACAAGCCGAGGCGATCAGTTATCCCGTGCTGATCAAAGCTGTTGCCGGCGGCGGCGGCAAAGGCATGCGCCGTGTCGATGCGGCAGCGGATTTCGCGGCCGCGTTGGAAGGCGCGCAGCGCGAGGCGCAATCGGCCTTTGGCAACTCGCACGTGCTGATCGAGAAATACATTCTGGCGCCGCGCCACATCGAGATGCAGGTGTTCGGCGACGCGCATGGCAACGCGATCCATCTGTTCGAGCGCGATTGTTCTTTGCAGCGGCGCCATCAGAAGGTGATCGAGGAAGCGCCGGCGCCGGGCATGACGCCGGAGGTGCGCGCGGCCATGGGCAAGGCCGCGGTCGATGCCGCGCGCGCGGTCGGCTACCAGGGCGCCGGAACCATCGAATTCATTGTCGACGGCAGCAAAGGCTTACGCGCCGACGGCTTCTATTTCATGGAAATGAACACACGGCTTCAGGTCGAGCATCCGGTGACCGAGGCGATCACGGGCCTCGATCTCGTCGCGCTGCAGTTTCGCGTTGCGGCCGGTGAACCCCTGCCGGTCAAGCAAGAGGATATCCGCTGCACGGGCCACGCCTTCGAAGCACGTCTCTATGCGGAAGATCCGGAGAACGGCTTTCTGCCTCAAGCGGGCAAATTGTGGTCGCTGCATTTTCCGACCGCGCCGGGCCTTCGCGTGGACACGGGCGTCGCAATGGGCGACGAGGTGACGCCCTTCTACGATCCGATGATCGCAAAATTGATCACGCATGGGGCGACACGGCAGGAGGCCCTGACCCGCTTGGCGCAGGCCTTGAAGAAGACCACGGTCGCGGGACCCAAATGCAATGTGCGTTTCCTGCGCGCCCTCTGCGAAGCGCCGGCGTTTCGCGACGAGCAATTCGATACCGGCTTTATCGACCGGAATCTCACGGAACTCGGTGCCGTGACACGGGAGATCAATGCGGCATCGGTCGCGCGCGGCGCGGTCTTCGCGATGAAGCAGAAGGTGCATGATCTGCATAAAAAGTCGCCCTTCGGCCACGATCCTTGGAATGTTTCCGACGGTTTCGCGCTCACGGGGCCGCGGCGCTCGTCTCTCGCCGTCCTCGTCGAGGGCAAAAGGGTGGATGCTGTTTTAACCGGCAGCCTGGAGGGGGCGGGACAGAGCGTTACGATCCCCAGTCTGCACTACGACCACGTCACTTATCTTGGATTGCACAAGGCTCAGCCGGACATGATCGCCAGCGATTGCCACGTGATCGGCATTCCCGGCGGCGGCACGGTCTTCGTGCTCGACGACGGGCAGCAAACGACCGTCGTTCCATTCGATCCGCTCGGCGTCGATTACGAGCATGAGGGCGAGGGCGACGGGACCGTGACCTCGCCCATGCACGGGAAACTGGTCGCGCTCTTCGTCAAGCCCGGCGACAAGGTCGAAAAGGGCCAGCGCGTCGCCATCGTCGAGGCGATGAAGATGGAGCATACGCTCGTCGCGCCGTCCGCCGGCGTGGTGTCGGATGTCGCGGCGGCGGAAGGCCAGCAAGTGGCGCAAGATGCGCGGCTCATCACGATCCATACGGAGGAGGCGTCGTAG